One segment of Nostoc flagelliforme CCNUN1 DNA contains the following:
- a CDS encoding transposase, whose amino-acid sequence MEDISQSYLSAPIRAIQGERTISIDEMTGIQATERVLPSLPMRPGKVECREFEYIRHGTQTLIANFDVTTGQVVVPSIDQTRTEADFLSHCQRLIASDPNASKWHLIMDCLNIHQSESLVKWIADIEGITFDTLGIKGQSGILQSMNTRAQFLTNPQHKVVFHFTPKHCSWLNQVEIWFSILTRKLLSRGSFSSQADLKQQRLEFY is encoded by the coding sequence GTGGAAGACATTAGCCAAAGCTATTTAAGCGCCCCAATACGAGCTATTCAGGGAGAACGCACCATTAGCATTGATGAAATGACCGGTATTCAAGCCACCGAACGCGTACTTCCTAGTTTACCGATGCGACCAGGCAAAGTCGAATGTCGAGAATTTGAATATATTCGGCATGGCACCCAAACCTTAATTGCCAATTTTGATGTTACTACAGGTCAAGTTGTAGTTCCTAGCATTGATCAAACTCGGACTGAAGCCGATTTCTTGTCCCATTGCCAACGCTTAATTGCGTCTGACCCAAATGCCAGCAAGTGGCATTTGATTATGGATTGTCTGAATATCCATCAATCGGAATCCTTAGTCAAATGGATTGCTGACATTGAAGGCATCACCTTTGACACCTTGGGCATTAAAGGCCAGTCTGGCATCCTCCAATCGATGAATACCCGCGCCCAGTTTTTAACCAATCCTCAGCACAAGGTGGTTTTTCATTTCACCCCAAAACACTGCTCTTGGCTTAATCAGGTTGAAATTTGGTTTAGTATTCTCACACGCAAACTCTTGTCTAGAGGTAGTTTTTCTTCTCAAGCGGATCTCAAACAGCAGAGGCTTGAATTTTATTGA
- a CDS encoding transposase → MTPNKNDCIPEQFRFGLVKSCPVVVNFNGEPVTSDAGLILIAELDRKREITSRLAACFKDYREPNKILHPVNGLIAQRIYGLIMGYEDVNDHETLRHDGIFALAVGKAINLEQEPITLAGKSTLNRIEHCPEDISSRADSRYHRIEHDASAIETLLVELFLVVEFFETLFPPSPDLKNDAAVFVDNSVWYCSLDYQTLDSWSRQRRVVAKVEYSYKEVDTRFVVTSLPVNKIPPGRLYTQKYCPRGNMENCLKEQKLGLHSDRTSTHTFEGNQLRLWFASIAYILMNALREQCLANTEFKNATVEIIRTKLLKLGAVITIRKRRILIAISSACPYKEIFAMVYKSLSQLPCPG, encoded by the coding sequence ATGACCCCAAATAAAAACGATTGTATACCGGAACAGTTCAGATTTGGACTAGTAAAATCATGTCCAGTTGTAGTTAATTTCAATGGTGAGCCTGTAACATCTGATGCAGGATTAATATTAATTGCGGAACTAGATAGAAAAAGAGAAATAACATCACGGCTGGCAGCATGTTTTAAAGATTACCGAGAGCCAAACAAAATTCTGCATCCAGTTAATGGCTTAATTGCACAAAGAATATATGGCTTAATCATGGGCTATGAAGATGTAAATGACCATGAAACTCTACGCCATGATGGGATATTCGCACTGGCAGTAGGAAAAGCAATTAATTTAGAACAAGAACCAATTACTCTGGCTGGAAAAAGTACCTTAAATCGGATCGAGCATTGTCCAGAAGATATCTCTTCAAGAGCAGATAGCCGATATCACCGTATTGAACATGATGCATCAGCCATAGAAACACTCCTAGTTGAGCTATTTTTAGTAGTCGAGTTTTTTGAAACCTTATTTCCTCCATCACCAGATTTAAAGAACGACGCAGCAGTATTTGTTGATAACTCAGTTTGGTATTGCTCTCTTGACTATCAAACTCTAGATAGTTGGAGCCGTCAGCGTCGTGTTGTCGCCAAAGTTGAATATAGCTATAAAGAAGTCGATACTCGCTTTGTAGTTACTTCGCTCCCTGTTAATAAAATCCCGCCAGGGCGACTTTATACTCAAAAGTACTGCCCGCGCGGGAATATGGAAAATTGTTTAAAAGAACAAAAGCTAGGGTTACATAGTGATAGAACAAGTACCCATACGTTTGAAGGGAATCAATTACGTTTGTGGTTTGCGTCTATTGCTTATATTTTGATGAATGCTCTACGAGAACAATGTTTAGCAAACACGGAATTCAAAAATGCAACTGTTGAGATTATACGCACAAAATTATTGAAGCTAGGAGCCGTCATTACTATTAGGAAACGACGAATTTTAATCGCAATTAGTAGTGCCTGCCCTTATAAAGAGATTTTCGCAATGGTTTATAAGAGTTTATCTCAATTACCTTGCCCTGGCTGA